Proteins from one Corynebacterium testudinoris genomic window:
- a CDS encoding D-alanyl-D-alanine carboxypeptidase family protein translates to MKPFLISLAAVAVLAVGVPASAESDQPVPSTTREHAPDTDNCPNQLFPPSGRSTSETPTPLPVAVAGNCGVTAPAGFDVPEEVLASAWLIADMDTGEIIAAKDPHGRYRPASIIKVLLALLVIDRLDPNQEVTVSEESAGQIGSAVGIGAGGHYTVDQLLHGLLLVSGNDAAHALAQELGGDDQVLADINELARELGTTDTVAASYSGLDAPGLSTSAFDMGLIYREAYSRPEFRKIIDTDHVPFPGYDDRPGYEVWNDNGLFLNDPDGIGGKTGFTDDANHTFVGAMDRDNRRLFAVILDTTTDRARPWEQARLLLNTAYGIPEGEGVGLLEPVATEGSSATPTPAAELPGEAVEEPGVHPQESTWPQGAIPGIIAVLAVGVLVILGITVNRRSR, encoded by the coding sequence ATGAAACCCTTCCTCATTAGCCTTGCCGCTGTCGCTGTCCTCGCGGTCGGTGTCCCCGCCAGTGCGGAATCCGATCAACCCGTGCCCTCGACCACTCGGGAACACGCCCCCGACACTGATAACTGCCCGAATCAGCTTTTCCCTCCGTCGGGCCGATCGACCTCCGAGACCCCCACTCCGCTGCCGGTAGCCGTGGCGGGGAACTGCGGTGTCACGGCCCCGGCCGGATTCGACGTACCCGAGGAGGTGCTGGCGAGCGCCTGGCTCATCGCTGACATGGACACCGGTGAGATCATCGCGGCAAAAGACCCTCACGGGCGCTACCGTCCGGCCAGCATTATCAAGGTGTTGCTGGCTTTGCTTGTCATCGACCGCCTCGACCCGAACCAAGAAGTCACCGTCAGTGAGGAATCCGCCGGGCAGATTGGCTCCGCCGTCGGTATCGGCGCCGGCGGGCACTACACCGTCGACCAATTGCTTCACGGCCTGTTGTTGGTCTCTGGCAACGACGCCGCGCATGCACTCGCCCAGGAACTAGGCGGGGACGACCAGGTCCTCGCCGACATCAACGAGCTCGCCCGCGAGCTGGGTACCACCGACACGGTGGCCGCCAGCTACTCCGGCCTCGACGCCCCCGGCCTGTCCACCTCCGCCTTCGACATGGGGCTGATCTACCGGGAGGCTTACTCGCGGCCGGAGTTTAGAAAAATCATCGATACGGACCACGTGCCTTTCCCCGGTTATGACGATCGCCCCGGCTACGAGGTGTGGAACGACAACGGCCTATTCCTCAATGACCCGGACGGCATCGGCGGCAAGACGGGATTTACAGACGACGCTAACCACACCTTCGTCGGCGCGATGGACCGTGATAATCGTCGGCTATTCGCCGTCATCCTCGACACCACGACCGACCGCGCCCGGCCGTGGGAGCAGGCCCGACTGCTCCTCAACACTGCCTACGGCATCCCGGAAGGCGAAGGCGTCGGACTGCTGGAACCAGTAGCAACCGAGGGTTCGTCCGCCACTCCCACCCCCGCGGCGGAACTGCCGGGGGAGGCGGTTGAGGAACCCGGCGTCCACCCGCAGGAATCAACCTGGCCCCAGGGGGCGATTCCGGGAATCATCGCCGTACTCGCAGTGGGTGTTCTCGTAATCCTCGGAATTACCGTCAACCGGCGCAGCCGCTGA
- a CDS encoding YhjD/YihY/BrkB family envelope integrity protein: protein MATSTQPDDRYTDEFGIERAHQDEPGAVDKVRRKSQLVDHTMRMQERYGTMGGNQYSAGITYFSVVSIFPILMLVMAAAASVLANNDQLLADLENRITESVDGELGTLLNDILSTAIDQRGAVAGIGALTALWSGLGWMSNLRYGVSKMWKLDPTDTGGFLKSKISDLLGLVGLMVAFAIAFGVTAVGSSGLTETLLDLVGLGDVPGIRYITLTVAILVGVLANFLVMAWMVFYLPRTTVPRRSGLQAAFIGAIALEVIKQLGSLFASNALSNPAGATFGPIIGLMVILYLVWRLVMYVSAWAATSEESLKLAQVPVPEPAIIRVRQEINQGPGTGTSLGVGAALGAAGAGLIALLTRK from the coding sequence GTGGCCACGAGCACGCAGCCAGATGATCGTTACACCGACGAATTTGGGATAGAGCGCGCCCACCAGGACGAGCCGGGCGCCGTAGACAAGGTCCGCCGCAAGTCACAGCTGGTCGACCACACCATGCGCATGCAGGAGCGCTACGGAACCATGGGCGGAAACCAATACTCCGCAGGCATTACCTACTTTTCTGTCGTCTCCATCTTCCCCATCCTCATGCTCGTGATGGCTGCCGCCGCCAGCGTCTTGGCCAACAACGATCAATTGCTCGCCGACCTTGAAAACCGCATCACCGAATCAGTCGATGGCGAATTGGGCACTCTCCTCAACGACATCCTTTCCACCGCCATCGACCAGCGTGGCGCTGTCGCGGGCATCGGCGCCCTGACCGCCCTGTGGTCCGGCCTGGGATGGATGAGCAATCTCCGCTACGGCGTGTCCAAGATGTGGAAGCTCGATCCCACCGACACCGGGGGCTTCCTCAAGTCCAAAATCAGTGACCTCCTCGGCCTGGTCGGCCTCATGGTTGCGTTCGCAATCGCCTTCGGTGTCACCGCCGTTGGTAGTTCCGGGCTCACGGAAACCCTGCTGGACCTGGTGGGACTCGGGGACGTTCCCGGTATCCGCTACATCACTCTCACCGTGGCGATCCTCGTCGGAGTCCTAGCGAACTTCCTCGTCATGGCGTGGATGGTCTTCTACCTGCCACGCACGACCGTGCCGCGCCGTTCCGGCCTGCAGGCCGCGTTCATCGGCGCCATCGCCCTGGAAGTGATCAAGCAGCTCGGTTCGCTGTTCGCCTCTAATGCTCTCTCCAACCCGGCTGGCGCGACCTTCGGCCCCATCATCGGCCTCATGGTCATCCTCTATCTGGTGTGGCGCCTGGTCATGTACGTCTCCGCATGGGCCGCTACCTCGGAGGAATCCCTCAAGCTGGCGCAGGTTCCCGTTCCGGAGCCCGCCATCATCCGTGTGCGCCAAGAAATCAACCAGGGACCCGGCACGGGAACGAGCCTCGGCGTGGGCGCTGCCCTCGGAGCCGCAGGCGCCGGCCTCATCGCGTTGCTCACCCGCAAGTAA
- the trpS gene encoding tryptophan--tRNA ligase, whose amino-acid sequence MSEQTSTDTRQRVLSGIQPTADSYHLGNYLGALKQWIDLQDTYEAFYFIPDLHSITVQQDPAELRARTVAGAAQLIALGIDPAKSSLFVQSHVPQHAELNWVLSCITGFGEAGRMTQFKDKSAKQGQDRTTVGLFTYPVLMAADILLYRPELVPVGEDQRQHLELTRTLAERFNSRYGETFVVPEGFIPQGAAKILDLQNPTAKMSKSADNPKGCINLLDDPKVSIKRIKSAVTDNDGVIAFDKDNKPGVSNLLVIQSALTSTPVDALVAGYEGQGYGALKTDTAEALEAFTTPLKARYEELMGDPGELERILAAGAERAREVSEPLLEEVYAKVGFLAPRR is encoded by the coding sequence ATGAGTGAGCAGACGTCGACCGATACTCGCCAGCGCGTCCTTTCCGGGATTCAGCCCACGGCGGATTCTTATCACCTGGGCAACTACCTCGGTGCGCTCAAGCAATGGATCGATCTGCAAGACACGTATGAGGCGTTCTACTTCATCCCCGACCTGCATTCGATCACGGTCCAGCAGGACCCCGCGGAGCTGCGAGCCCGCACCGTCGCCGGAGCCGCCCAGCTGATCGCCCTGGGCATCGACCCGGCGAAGTCATCCCTCTTCGTGCAATCCCACGTGCCGCAGCATGCTGAGCTGAACTGGGTCTTGAGCTGTATCACCGGTTTCGGTGAGGCCGGGCGCATGACCCAGTTCAAGGACAAGTCCGCAAAGCAGGGCCAGGACCGCACCACGGTCGGCCTGTTTACCTACCCCGTCCTCATGGCCGCGGACATCCTCCTCTACCGCCCGGAACTCGTCCCCGTGGGCGAGGACCAGCGCCAGCACCTCGAACTCACCCGCACCCTCGCGGAGCGGTTCAACTCCCGCTACGGGGAGACCTTCGTCGTGCCCGAGGGTTTCATTCCGCAGGGCGCGGCGAAAATTCTTGACCTGCAAAACCCTACCGCCAAGATGTCCAAGTCGGCGGACAACCCCAAGGGGTGCATCAACCTTCTTGATGATCCGAAGGTGTCCATCAAGCGCATCAAATCGGCCGTCACGGACAACGACGGCGTCATCGCCTTTGATAAGGACAACAAGCCCGGCGTGTCCAACCTTCTGGTCATCCAGTCGGCCCTGACTTCTACCCCCGTCGATGCCCTCGTCGCTGGCTACGAGGGCCAGGGATACGGCGCGTTGAAGACCGACACCGCCGAAGCGCTGGAGGCCTTCACCACGCCGCTCAAGGCCCGATACGAGGAGCTCATGGGCGATCCGGGCGAACTCGAGCGCATTCTCGCCGCTGGTGCTGAGCGGGCCCGCGAGGTCTCCGAGCCGCTCCTGGAAGAGGTGTACGCCAAGGTCGGATTCCTCGCCCCGCGCCGCTAA